The sequence tggcctCTGGCCATGTGTATTTGGGATGGCAGCCTGGCTCACAGAGGAACAGAAGATACTCACAGAGGAGATTCAAGGTGACTGGATCACTGTGGCTGGAACTCACTGGGTTCTTCATTTCACATTCATAAGGTCCTGCAGTATCCTTTGTGACACCAAATAGAACGAGGGTCCTGTTGTTTTTGGACAGCTGCAACTTGTGACTGATAGGGAGGCTCTGACCATTTATCCGCCACAGGTAGCTTACATCCTGAGTGTCAGGATCACAGGATAAGATCACAATCTCCGTACCCTCCCTGGGGTTTAAGTTGCTGCTGTTGATGGAGGGCTTGGGAGTCTCCACTGTgcagataacagagagaagattgTCCTGTGTGGCACCTTTGATTCCTCCAAACACATTTTTCAATCAGAGATGGCATTTCCCACTTCAGCCCACCCAAGTCCTTAAAAATCCATGGCAGATGTGTGTGTTACAAGACAGATGCATAGCAATCTGAGGGCTCAGAGATTGTGAGGCTGCCTTCTGTATGTGGGAGAAGCACAGACTTTCTCAAGTGTGAATTGAGCAGCATCACTGCATCATGGAAAAACATGGGTCCAGCAGTCAGAGCCCCTGGTGCCTCTCTGAGTCCCTCCCTCTCCAACTGCCTGCCTGGCCCACCTTGTGATCCTCACCTGGAGCATGCAGTGCTAGAATCTTCTTAGTTTCAATCTTACTTTGCTCCCAAGGTATGTTTTCCCTGCAGCTTCCCTTTCCAAGGGCATCCTAGAGATGGATGATGGAACTTCCCATTGTTCTTAAACCCTTTGGGTAGTGGGAAAACTGGCCTGGGACTGGGTACTTCAGCAGAAATAACACAGGGGAGACCAGAGTCAAGCCTGGAGGTCAATTTAGTCATCAGGGAGTGGAGCTACAAGTTGGGGCAGTTTTCCCAGCTGTCTCTTAGTGACTGACTTGAGCCAGCGACCTCTAAAGATACAGCAGAGTCCAAGGAATGAGCTACAAAGAGTGAAGGGGACAGGCAAGAGCTGATAGCTTTGGACCAAGACCATGTTCCCTGTCCTGTGTCCATGCCCTCACCTGCCCTTCCCCCTTTAAAGGGCAGGTGAGGACCGTGTGGATCTTTCTAGAAATACATGTGGATTTTTGCAAATGCAGAACTGACTGGTGGAAAGGGCGAGCATGAACTGATGATGGAAGTCTGGCCCTCATGGACCGTTTGTGTTTGGTGGCTATTAGACTAATATTTGGGAAGAAGTCTTGCAGATACTTTCTGTCGTTAGACATTCTACTCTCTgattctgtgaatttgactactctatgtACCTCATCTCAGTGGATTCCAGAGTAaatcagagagtagaatagtagttTCCAGGAGCTGGGGTGAGGGGAATAGGGCATTGTTCCGTGGGTGTGAGCTTTCAGTTATGCAGGATGAGGAGGTTCCAGAGATCTCCTGTAGATCTTCATACCTATAGTTCATACAGATAAAGTGTTCCTTATGCAGAAAGCTTAAAACCAGGTGTTTTGGATTTCTaacttttttaattttggaatatttgcagtaGAGGTAATGGGTCAGCATCCCacatctgaaaaattttaaatccaaaatgctccagttAGCACTTCTTTTTAGCACCACATCAGTGGTCAGAAGCGTTGGATTTTggtgcatttcagattttggatttctggatttgggatgctcaattTGTAATATTGTAATTTTCCCATAAAAAGTTGTCAGGAGTTTAGACCTCATGTTATGATGTGACTctagtaacaaaacaaaacaaaatttgaaggaaacattaaaatgttgtCATCATTGGAAATTTTTACTGATGGTCCAAGTATCTAAGATGAATTGCTGGTAGTAGTATTTCTCTTGATACCCAATTAAGGTTTAGGTGTGGGGTGAATTCAGCAGGATCACATTATGCTGAAAGAAAGATGCCAAAGGTGATTTGAAATTAGCAAGTCCTTGAGTAGAAAGAGACCCGTTAAAGAGACAGAACTGGTTAGTGTGTCAATTACATAAAGGGAGGAATGATGCCGAATTAAAAGAAGTGATGTGTGTTATGTtagtaaatatagaaagaactccCTGTTTCTAATTTCTGTGCAGAGTTAGGAAAAATGGGGAGGAGCCCAAAACAGGTATGTGAAGTgctgtcttcattttctctcaaCCTAAGGAAATACAACTAGAGTTTAAGTTTGTGTGAATTAAGAAGAGTCTAAGTGAGATGCCATTGGGTCATGTGTCCCCCACAAGAAGAATCCCAACTTATGAAGATGGCATCATCATGAAGCAACAATCGAATGTGCCCCAGGCAGGAAAACCATCAGGTAGCACCCCCTGGTCACCTCCAACAGGTCCCCGAACCCACCAGTATTCCCATTCCATGAATGTTCCAGCCTTGGTAGTTGTTCCAtaactacaaaattttaaaattgcgaTTGTCAATACAAAATGGTAAATATGAAGTTAAATATATTGCTCCACTTTTTTCCCCTACTCCTTTTGAACTTTCGTGTTTCatttttggaagtttctattgaaACATCCTCAAGCTAGGgattctttcttcagctgtgTGCATTCTACCAGTAAGCATCaaaagcattcttcatttctctaacagcattttttttctttttctgagacggagtcttgctccattgcccaggctggagtgcagtggtacgatcttggctcacagcaagctctgcctcccgggttcacgccattctcctgcctcagcctcgcatgtagctgggactatgggcacccgccagcacgcccagctcatttgtttgtatttttagtagagatggggtttcaccgtgttcgccaagatggtctcgatctcttgacctcgtgatccgcccgcctcagcctcccaaagtgttgggattacagatgtgagccactgtgccaggccatctCTGAGGGATTTTAACGAGTTGTCGACTTTTGAGTTTGTTCAGCTGTTTACTTACTGTTAGAACCGAGTGACAAATTTCAAGAAATTtgtcaaaaacaagaaacggggaaaggattccctatttaataaatggtgctgggaaaattggcttgccataagaagaaagctgaagctggatcctttccttattccttatacgaaaattaattcaagatggattagagacttaaatgttagacctaataccataaaaagcctagaagaaaacctaggtactaccattcaggacataggcatgggctaagacttcatgtctaaaacaccaaaagcaaaggcaacaaaagccacaattgacaaatgggatctaattacactaaagagcttctgcacagcaagagaaactatcatcagagtgaacaggcaacctacagaatgggaaaaaattttgcaatctactcatctgacaaagagctaatatccagaacctacaaagaattgaaacaaatttacaagaaaaagacaaacaacaccatcaaaaagtgggcaaaggatatgaacagacagttcgcaaaagaagacattcatacagccaacagacacatgaaaaaatactcgtcatcactggccatcagagaaatgcatatcaaaaccacaatgagataccgtctcataccagttagaatggcaatcattaaaaagtcaggaaacaacaggtgctggagaggatgtggagaaatagcaatatttttacactgttagtgggattgtaaactagtttaaccattgtggaaaacagtatggtgattcctcaaggatctagaactagaaataccatatgactcaaccatcccattactgggtatatacccaaaggattctaaatcatgctgctataaagacacatgcacacgtatgcttattgtggcactcttcacaatagcaaagacttggaatcaacccaaatgtccatcagtgacagaccaCATTAAGAAAATTtcgcatatatacaccatggaatactatgtagccataaaaaaggatgagttcggccgggcgcggtggctcaagcctgtaatcccagcactttgggaggccgagacgggcggatcacaaggtcaggagatcgagaccatcctggctaacacggtgaaaccccgtctctactaaaaaatacaaaaacctagccgggcgaggtggcgggcgtctgtagtcccagctactcgggaggctgaggcaggagaatggcgtgaacccaggaggcggagcttgcagtgagctgagatccggccactgcactccagtctgggcgacaaagcgagactctgtctcaacaaaaaaaaaaaaaaaaaaaaggatgagttcgtgtcctttgtagggacatggatgcagctggaaaccatcattctcagcaaactatcgcaagaacagaaaaccaaacaccgtgtgttctcactcataggtgggaattgaacaataagatcacttggacacgagaaggggaacatcacacacgggggcctattatggggaggggttCGGGGTGGGGTTGTAATGacagttatacctgatgtaaatgacgggttgatgggtgttgacgagttgatgagtgcagcacactaacatggcaaatatatacatatgtaacaaacctgcacgttgtgcacatgtaccctagaacttaaagtatatttttaaaaaaagattttaaaattaaaaaaagaaaaactctaacCCCTGatccactagggaggctgatttgagtaataatataCCTCCGTCCTCCTATTTGGCAGACTTGgagtcattaaaatatttctttactgCAAAACACCATCTGGATAAATTGGTTTTGTTTGTGCAGGAGGCCAGAAGAACATGTCTGGGAATTATAAGAATGGATGGAGGAGCTGCCTATCCCTGTCCCACAGTCTTGTGCACAGATCAGTCTCACAACAGGAAAGAGCCCTGGATGGGTATACAGTGGAAGCTTATTCTCTTAGTGACTTGGGGACATTGGCTCGAGATGAAGCCTGGCAGGAGTGGAAACTCCAGGTCATTTCTATGCCGTTCCTATTACCTGGGAGGTGGACCATTCCACAGTGTTAGCAGGAAGGGATTAGAAGGCAACCTAGTTAGAGCGAGTGTCTGGGGAAGGCCTAGGGGTGGAGGAAGAAGCTGTGCAGGACAGGGCTTGCCAGGTAGAATGAAGTGGGAGGAAGATGAGggacacagagaagcagagagaggcagagacagcatGGCAGTGAACAGTGGGGACTACAGTGACTTCAGAGACCCCAGGGACCAGGTGTCCCAGTTCAACAGTCCAGGACCAGGGAGCCCTGAAAACCCTCCAGTTGCCAAAGGGTTTCAACTTACATGAGGTGGGGTGTCTTTAGGGGCAAGAGGTAGTGGGGGGATGAAACATGGGTGTCAGCCTCTGAAGGACAAGGGAAAGGTGTGGCCTAGACCTCCTAGGATTCTGAATCTGAGATCCAGTCTCTAAAGAGGTTATGgatcattcatttcttcattcaattcCTTCATTTGTTATGCAAGAGCTCCTGAGTGTGTGTCTCTCACTGGGCCTGTGCTGGTGCAGGGTGTGAGTGGGGAAAGAAAACAAGCTCCTCTCCTTTATCCTGTCATGCCAGTGACATGGACACTTTGGGAAACACAGGATTTCAGGTTCAGTGATAGGGGTTAAGATCTGAGGGGGACGCCTGGACATTTTTTGCACTGACTCTGACAGTTGAGACAGGTGATTTAGTTCTGGAGTACACACTAATCAGCTGACCATTTGCTCTCACTCATCTGAGGTTTGGATGCCGAAGGTGAGAGGATTTGAGCCAAGAAACGACTACGGGGCCCTTGGATCCCAGTAATCCCTCACTTCTGGTGGAGGAGAGGATGGGCCTGTGGCTGCAGACAGACCTCATGTGACCCTGATCTGACTTTTGTGTTTGTGTGACTCTGGTTCAGTGACTGTgccttcctgtgcctcagttttctctcagTCAAATAAGCTAAATGGCGAATGGACTGTGGCTTTTCATGCTTTCTGTGAATAAATTGTAAATTCTTCACAGTCACGTGACCTAATGCTTGGCACAGTGGAGGTGTTCACacaaaaagcatttattattattcacttCCATGAGAGAGCAACTTTAGGTCAGATCCCAGTGGATAAGCTGTTGCCAAGtacattttctgtcttctgtttctgcttctggggaCTTTAGACTTTCTATGGAGTGTCCTAAGCCACACAAGGCAGTTGACTGATGGTCTACAAAGCTTGTCTTTCTGTCCTCTCCACTCTGAGTCTCAGGTGAAGAAAGCTCTGTCCTTGCCTAGATGAGGCTCTGAGGGCTGAGCCCTGGCAGTGAGCAGCTCCAGGAGACACAGTCCTCAGACAGCTGGTGAATCCTTGGTCCCAGTAAGCCCTGCCACAACCCAGCCCTAGCACAGGCTCCTCAGCTTTATCTGGAGTAAGGATTTAGGGACAATGGTCTGGGGTTCAGGTTTCTAGGGCTGAGCTTTTCTGAGAGTATCTCAAGGGGCCTCTTAGGCAAAGCCCTACTCAGTTCTCCAGGGTGTTTCTCAGGGTCAAGTTTATGAAGAGGGCATGAGGTGCTTGGCTGAGGCTGATCTCCTCCTGCTgaacaccccccccccccccatcagACTGTCCTTCCTGTGCAGCAAGTGTCtgcagggtctggaggcaggaaaggaatTCTGATCTGTTGAggtttgtctcctctgtgtgtgtcctgCACTAAATGCCAAAACCCCAACGTGGGACATAATGCAGAGAGGGACACAGGCACAGTCCAGGCCTGACCATCCTGTGTGTGCAAAGTAGAAgtgacccccaccccccaacacccAGGGATCATGTGGAATCACTCACGGTATAAGGTGTAATGTCCAGTTACTCCTTCAGTCCTATGACCTCGCTTTATGATTTGTATGGTGTAGGATCCTGTGTTATTCTTGGTGACACTCTGGATCAGCAGGGATGCATTGGAATATACTGTTTCCCGTCCACTGTATGCAGGCCCAAATATAATCATTTCAGTGTCTATTGTATATGCTGTAATGTAATGCTGGAGGTCCATTATTTGCCCTTTGTACCAGATGTAGCCAACAACGTTCGTGGGCAAATTGTGGACAAGTAGAAGAACATCCTTCCCCTCAGAAACTTTGGTTGGCTGAGCTTCAATCGTGACTTGGGCAGTGGTGGTCGGGTTCCAGAAGATTAAAAGTGATGCTAGGAGGTGGAGAGAGCATCAGTCAATATTGAGACCTATGTATTGGGATGAAAAGATGGAGGCTTGGGTCCTGAGAATATTTCTTCAATCATCAGCcttgtagacacacacacacaaacacacacacccctttgtgtgtgtgtgtgtgtgtgtgtgtgtgtgtgtgtttgtcctACTGTCCTACTGGGTCAAGGTCAGCAGCACGACCCCCATTCCTTCAATCCTTCTGACCTCggcatttttctctttgaaatcctCTTCCCAGGGGTCTGCATGgctccctccacactgccctcagGTCCTGTTCACATCAGGGCGTACTTAGACTTCTTTCCTGACACCTCCTTCAGAGCCCCTGGGTCTTCCATTTCTGACCTTTTCATGCTCTGCTCCCTCCGGAGCTCTTGccaacacctgacctcacatTCTAGATCTCTTTGCATGTCTGTCTTCCTGCCCATGACAGCATGAGCTCCGTGAAGACAGGGACATTTGTTTTCTTGATTGCACCCCAGTGCCTGGGACAGGCTGCAGACTCCTGCAGATGTGAAGGTTCCCAGGGATCTCCAAGccagggctatttttttttgtctttccccaattgttgaggttttttgttgAGGACAGTGTTTCATGTCCTGCTTATATTTTCATCTGAAGTGTCATCcgataatagttattattatcatttttcaaaatattgtggCCAGTGATGCTTAACCAGGAGAACAGAACACTTGAGATTTTCCTGCCTATTACCAATTCCAGTTCAATGTGATTTTCCTGTtgtgaccctgtctctctctggcATATTATCCCCAGTCCAGACTCCAACAGagtcttctttcctttatttatttttttttttctttttgagatggagtctcgtactgtctcccaggctggcttgcagtggcgccatctcagctcactgcaacctctgcctcccagattcatgcaattctcctgcctcagcctcctgagtagctaggattacaggagctcaccaccacacctggttaattttttctgtttttagtagagacggggcttcactgtgttgatcagactggtcttgaactcctgacctcatgatccatccatctcagcctcccaaagtgctggcttattttattttttagaacccCATCCCCTCCAGGAGACCCCATCCAATcattctgcttcctcctcctgtcctctcccAGGAAGTTCTCTCCTCACCTGTGAGTAGAAGCTCCTTCCAGGTGATGTGCAGTGTGTGGGGAGGCACTGAGAGGGGCCCCATGGCCTCTTCTGCCTGTGTGTTCTCCTCTGTGGAGATGAGTCTGGGATCCAGAATCTTTCCGAGCACAGCTGTCAGCTGTGCTGTCCTTCCTCCTTCTGTGCTGAGCCTCTTCCCGGGGCAGGAGCACTTCTCAGGCTTATGGGCGGGGTCTGTGCCCAGGTCACCTCTCTATCCCCTCCCCTCTCAATCCTGCCTCTTtgtccctccttctctttttccttttgtctgtgTGTCAGATCCCTGGGAATTGTGGAGGCCTCTGcctttttcagcagtgatttTGTCACCAAACCTCGGTACACACTATGTGcagaaacacaaacatacacacaaaagagaCATGCACAGACACAGAGTGTCACACACATACCCTGTAGGTTGGGCAAGCACAGTTTTGGGCCTCAACCTTCTGCTGTACCAGTGGCTCTGGGTCGGGGTGCACATTCACACCCCTCACCCTCTTTCATCCCCATCTGGCTCTCCCCTTCAGtgcaggaggctggagctgcATCAGGTCCCTGTTATAGGGACACCACATTGTGCTGTGGGTGAGCTGTGTGTTGCCTGGTGACAGGGACCCTTCCTTTCTCTAATTGTGTCTAGCTTGGCTGCAACTTCCAAGGATGGACATTCAGGACCTGGGTGTCCCAGAGGAAACTGTCCTTCCTGGAGGTGTGCAGGGTGAATCTCTCATGCCTCTTGGGAGGAGAGGCCTGTGCCGGTTGCTCAGTGGGGGCTGTGACTCCCACGGTGAAAGGGACAGTTCTGTCACTCTATTGCTCCCTTGGGACTGGTGGTGGGTCTCTCATCTCTTCCTGACCATCTTTGGTGTCCTCTCTTCCCTGGCCGTCTGATTGTCCTGTGGACACCACATCTTCCCCGTGGTGGtgcaggaggaagtgggg comes from Macaca fascicularis isolate 582-1 chromosome 19, T2T-MFA8v1.1 and encodes:
- the LOC135968349 gene encoding pregnancy-specific beta-1-glycoprotein 2-like isoform X1, with product MGPLSVPPHTLHITWKELLLTASLLIFWNPTTTAQVTIEAQPTKVSEGKDVLLLVHNLPTNVVGYIWYKGQIMDLQHYITAYTIDTEMIIFGPAYSGRETVYSNASLLIQSVTKNNTGSYTIQIIKRGHRTEGVTGHYTLYLETPKPSINSSNLNPREGTEIVILSCDPDTQDVSYLWRINGQSLPISHKLQLSKNNRTLVLFGVTKDTAGPYECEMKNPVSSSHSDPVTLNLLYGPRIPSIFSSSPYYRSGDKLYLYCFADSNPPAEYSWTIDGKFLQSGQELSIREITRKHGGMYGCSARNPATGSSSSAFKMIKVSGKWIPASLAIGF
- the LOC135968349 gene encoding pregnancy-specific beta-1-glycoprotein 2-like isoform X2 — protein: MGPLSVPPHTLHITWKELLLTASLLIFWNPTTTAQVTIEAQPTKVSEGKDVLLLVHNLPTNVVGYIWYKGQIMDLQHYITAYTIDTEMIIFGPAYSGRETVYSNASLLIQSVTKNNTGSYTIQIIKRGHRTEGVTGHYTLYLETPKPSINSSNLNPREGTEIVILSCDPDTQDVSYLWRINGQSLPISHKLQLSKNNRTLVLFGVTKDTAGPYECEMKNPVSSSHSDPVTLNLLYGPRIPSIFSSSPYYRSGDKLYLYCFADSNPPAEYSWTIDGKFLQSGQELSIREITRKHGGMYGCSARNPATGSSSSAFKMIKVSGSSGRGHLSWH